One part of the Ziziphus jujuba cultivar Dongzao chromosome 2, ASM3175591v1 genome encodes these proteins:
- the LOC125422363 gene encoding putative disease resistance protein RGA3: MDLVQPDIVLDFCHQKEKGDIKQLLLKDRDNGEDQHHLAVVAIVGYGGLGKTRLAQYMFIKSSEFKKRFKMRAWVHVPYDDFNIGLLVQRIIDCNNLVAKPEVQMIGEQCIKPTKHPDHLDELYKELRKVISGNRLLLVLDDVWNMDSEMRKEFKGLFSDAGPGSRILITTRSKFVANNVTSRTEDVYTLSNLYGSYSWKLFKNRAGIEYKHISSEIEEIGKEIMEMCGGNPLAIATEGGKLQSINLETKDWSDFRDAGFHKVMNEEVLPLLKLSYNVLPQHLKHCFAYCGVFPRQSEIDVKTLIHLWMAQGLICPLRGQRAEDVGYEYFQDLFQTSLFEAVEVDPENGSVTKCKMPKLLQDLAVQIAGGMTKRLVAFNQYEKHGIDGRTQHVSSYFHLGSSWKIPTSFLQAKRIRTFVLPSQLHWETEGRLSHTTFETIVSNCKGLRALDLHNTGIQKVPKSIDKLKYLRYLDLSQNSAITSLPNSITNIPYLMTLKLSSCYGLEELPRDMKKLVHLKHLENDWCYSLTYMPPGLGQLTQLETLSEFVVKNDTELKELAVLNELRGELKIQNLRNDMDSGVAKLEGKKHLKSLILAWEVNNDSEQGAEGTLQGLKPHSNLKELALFGSSTFPAWLILLRNLVNQLPSLKVLTVEEMDNLEYISHESRQFLSSSSTAAFMPSLEELRLKELPNLEGWWQEEHPTSSLPPFGGRKRLVIEDCPKLRSMPLYPNLEEWLVLDNTSLETFIQTMNDGSSSEYCWG; this comes from the exons ATGGACCTCGTACAACCTGATATTGTGTTAGATTTCTGCcatcaaaaggaaaaaggggATATTAAACAACTTTTGTTGAAAGACAGAGACAATGGAGAAGATCAGCATCATCTGGCGGTTGTGGCCATAGTCGGTTATGGAGGATTAGGAAAAACCCGTCTTGCTCAATACATGTTTATTAAAAGCTCAGAGTTCAAAAAGCGTTTCAAGATGAGAGCTTGGGTTCACGTCCCTTATGATGATTTTAACATCGGATTACTTGTCCAGAGAATCATTGATTGTAATAATTTAGTAGCTAAGCCTGAGGTGCAGATGATAGGCGAACAATGCATAAAACCAACCAAACACCCCGACCACCTGGATGAATTGTATAAGGAGCTTCGAAAAGTAATATCGGGAAACCGGTTGCTTCTTGTACTTGATGACGTCTGGAACATGGACTCTGAAATGCGGAAAGAATTCAAAGGCTTGTTCTCGGACGCCGGTCCCGGGAGTAGAATATTAATAACTACTCGTAGTAAATTTGTTGCCAACAATGTTACGAGTAGAACAGAGGACGTCTATACGTTAAGCAATCTATATGGATCTTACTCTTGGAAGCTATTCAAAAACCGTGCTGGAATCGAATATAAACATATCAGCTCTGAAATTGAAGAAATTGGAAAGGAGATTATGGAAATGTGTGGAGGAAACCCTCTCGCCATAGCTACAGAAGGTGGCAAACTGCAATCCATAAATTTGGAAACCAAAGACTGGTCTGATTTCCGCGATGCAGGGTTTCACAAAGTAATGAATGAAGAAGTTCTGCCCTTGCTTAAACTTAGTTACAATGTTCTACCTCAGCATTTGAAACATTGCTTTGCCTACTGTGGTGTGTTCCCTCGACAATCTGAAATTGATGTCAAAACCTTAATACATCTTTGGATGGCACAAGGGTTGATTTGCCCATTGCGAGGACAACGAGCGGAGGATGTGGGTTATGAGTATTTTCAGGATTTATTTCAGACATCCTTGTTTGAAGCCGTGGAAGTGGATCCTGAGAATGGCTCTGTAACTAAGTGCAAGATGCCAAAACTTTTGCAAGACCTAGCAGTACAAATTGCAGGAGGAATGACGAAAAGGTTAGTGGCATTTAATCAATATGAGAAGCATGGTATTGatggaagaactcaacatgtcTCGTCTTACTTTCATCTAGGTTCGTCATGGAAGATTCCAACTTCATTCCTTCAAGCAAAGAGGATTCGAACATTTGTTTTGCCTAGCCAGTTGCATTGGGAAACTGAGGGGAGACTAAGTCACACGACTTTTGAAACTATCGTTTCAAATTGTAAAGGATTACGCGCATTGGATCTGCATAATACAGGGATCCAAAAAGTGCCAAAGTCCATTGATAAGCTCAAGTATCTAAGATATCTTGATCTTTCTCAAAACTCGGCCATTACGTCATTACCAAATTCAATCACGAATATCCCGTATTTGATGACACTGAAACTCTCCTCATGTTATGGACTCGAAGAACTGCCAAGAGATATGAAGAAACTAGTCCACCTCAAACATCTTGAGAATGACTGGTGCTATAGTTTGACTTATATGCCTCCTGGCCTTGGTCAGCTAACTCAACTTGAGACATTGTCAGAATTTGTAGTGAAAAACGACACTGAGCTAAAGGAATTAGCTGTACTGAACGAGTTGCGAGGAGAgctgaaaattcaaaatttgagaaatGACATGGATTCAGGGGTTGCAAAATTGGAGGGAAAAAAGCATCTTAAGTCGTTAATATTAGCTTGGGAAGTCAATAACGATTCAGAACAGGGTGCTGAAGGGACACTTCAAGGTCTGAAGCCACACTCAAATCTTAAAGAATTGGCTTTATTCGGCTCTTCCACATTTCCTGCTTGGCTTATTTTACTCAGAAATTTGGTCAA TCAGCTCCCATCTCTTAAGGTGTTGACGGTGGAAGAGATGGATAACTTGGAGTATATCTCCCACGAATCTCGTCAGTTTCTTTCCTCATCGTCAACAGCAGCATTCATGCCATCCCTGGAAGAACTCAGGCTTAAAGAATTGCCTAATCTAGAGGGATGGTGGCAAGAAGAACATCCTACATCATCACTGCCACCATTTGGCGGACGTAAGAGATTGGTCATTGAAGATTGCCCCAAGCTTCGTTCCATGCCACTCTACCCAAATTTAGAAGAATGGCTAGTGTTGGATAACACTAGTTTGGAGACATTCATTCAGACAATGAATGATGGAAGCTCCTCTGAGTATTGTTGGGGTTAA